A genomic segment from Phragmites australis chromosome 6, lpPhrAust1.1, whole genome shotgun sequence encodes:
- the LOC133920406 gene encoding uncharacterized protein LOC133920406, which produces MVNFIEAQKPILSRLMKMAGLRPVEVEVEPGSTMHVWAPKHHVGKKGTTISPLEPAGVGVSTAKKPERKGRKKSPETRPNVVLIHGFAAEGNVTWQFNFGVLVSRYNLYIPDLMFFGNSSTASADRSPDFQAECVAGALARLGVSRCDVVGFSYGGMVAFKLAEARPELVRSLCVSGSVVAMTDAVNRETMERLGAGSSAELLMPETLKGLKALLSISMYKKMWFPDRFYKDYLKVMFTNRKERMELLQGLLTSNLDAKIPTFQQKIMLIWGEEDKIFDIELAKKMKEQLGDNCFLHGIPKAGHMLHVERPCAYNRQLQRWLSYLNSVEEGDQAS; this is translated from the exons ATGGTGAACTTCATCGAGGCGCAGAAGCCGATCCTATCGCGGCTGATGAAGATGGCCGGGCTCCGCCCCGTCGAGGTCGAGGTCGAGCCGGGCAGCACCATGCACGTCTGGGCGCCCAAGCACCACGTTGGCAAGAAGGGCACCACCATCAGCCCGCTCGAGCCGGCCGGCGTCGGCGTGAGCACTGCCAAGAAGCCCGAGAggaaggggaggaagaagagcccCGAGACGAGGCCCAACGTGGTCCTCATCCACGGCTTCGCCGCCGAGGGCAACGTCACGTGGCAGTTCAACTTCGGCGTGCTCGTGTCGCGCTACAACCTCTACATCCCGGACCTGATGTTCTTCGGCAATTCGTCGACGGCGAGCGCTGACAGGTCGCCGGATTTCCAGGCTGAGTGCGTGGCCGGGGCGCTCGCGCGGCTGGGCGTGTCGCGGTGCGACGTGGTGGGCTTCAGCTACGGGGGCATGGTGGCGTTCAAGCTGGCGGAGGCGCGGCCGGAGCTGGTGCGCTCGCTCTGCGTGTCCGGGTCTGTGGTGGCCATGACGGACGCGGTGAACAGAGAGACGATggagcggctcggcgcgggGTCGTCGGCCGAGCTGCTGATGCCGGAGACGCTCAAGGGGCTCAAGGCGCTGCTCTCCATCTCCATGTACAAGAAGATGTGGTTCCCGGACAGGTTCTACAAGGACTACCTCAAG GTGATGTTCACCAACAGGAAGGAGAGGATGGAGCTGCTGCAGGGGCTGCTAACTAGCAACTTGGATGCCAAGATCCCTACATTCCAACAG AAAATAATGCTGATCTGGGGCGAGGAGGACAAGATCTTCGACATCGAGCTCGCCAAGAAGATGAAAGA GCAGCTGGGCGACAACTGCTTCCTGCACGGCATCCCCAAGGCCGGCCACATGCTGCACGTCGAGCGGCCGTGCGCCTACAACCGCCAGCTCCAGAGGTGGCTTAGCTACCTCAACTCCGTCGAAGAAGGAGATCAGGCCAGCTGA